From one Humulus lupulus chromosome 8, drHumLupu1.1, whole genome shotgun sequence genomic stretch:
- the LOC133793461 gene encoding uncharacterized protein LOC133793461 has product MAGASSSSSSFAEILTEIPELRGDNFKIWKERVLLHLGCADMDYAIRKDEPAAITATSTAAQIALYEKWERSNRLSIMFIMSKIPLGMRGSVEQPEKVKDLIKLIDEQFDTSDKPLYNNLIHQFSSTKLTGVKGVREHISKMRDISAQLKKLDVVIPETFLVHYILNHLPPQYGPFKISYNTHKDKWSINELITMCAQEEARLLQEQGESAHMATQGKKRKPSKKDKGKNKVPPQGDIKKDSIKCFFCKKKGHAKKECAKFKKWMDDNGFTKPKEASGK; this is encoded by the exons atggctggag cttcttcatcatcctctagttttgctgaaatccttaccgaaattcctgagcttaggggtgataatttcaaaatctggaaggaacgagttcttcttcatttaggctgcgccgacatggactacgcaataaggaaggacgaacctgctgcaatcactgcgactagcactgctgctcagatcgcactatatgagaaatgggagcggtccaatcgcctcagcatcatgttcatcatgtccaagatccctctgggaatgcgtggatcggtggagcaacctgagaaagtcaaagacttgatcaaactgatcgatgagcagttcgacacttcagacaaaccactttacaacaacctcatccaccagttctcatccacaaaactcactggtgtcaaaggagttagagaacatatttcaaagatgagggacatttctgctcaactgaagaaactcgatgtagtcattcccgaaaccttcctggtccactacatccttaaccatcttccacctcaatatgggcctttcaaaatttcctacaacacacataaggacaaatggagtatcaatgaactgataaccatgtgtgctcaagaagaagcaaggctcctgcaggaacaaggtgaaagtgctcacatggccacccaaggcaagaaacgcaaaccatccaagaaggacaaggggaaaaataaagtgcctccccaaggtgatataaagaaggattccatcaaatgtttcttctgcaaaaagaagggacatgcgaaaaaggaatgcgccaagttcaagaaatggatggacgacaatg ggtttacaaaacctaaggaagccagtgggaagtga